The region GAATTATCTTTGATTATGttgtttgtttataattttttttttttgcaggaAACCAATCACCTGATTCAGAAACAGACAGCGacaaaagtgaaaacaatGAGAGAGAACTTTCCGAGTATTTGGAGAAATATTGGTTTAAAATATTAGCTATGTCCGAAGTGGAACACCTGCAAGACGTTCTACAAATGTGTGAAGATAGTATCGTTAAATACATTATGGATACAACCATAACGCACCCACGAACGAGTACTGATATAATGGAGAAACTAATAATAGCGAGTGAATCTCTAAAttagttgaaaaatgatcagTTATATTAAtgtgtacaaaataatatagcaaaaatttttgtttatcgatACCGTGTGCATTGTATTTTAAACAATTGCATagaatattaatttatgaAATGATGAACCATAGAAGATCGAAATCCTATTATCAATAGAATATTACTTGTCTTTAATAAAAGATTCGTGTCCGAAGATGCTGAATATCTAATTACGCCTTGCGAAAATAGTATTATGTGCAAATAcaaagtacaaaaatataaatttcataatcaaTTCATAATTAAGAGAGTATAAATGTTTCAAGAAATATCTTGagatataatatttacaaatatcgtAAATGCTGAATGTCAGGTATAAAATCATGCTATATTCGACTGAGATTACTTCCACTTGATCCTTGAAATCAAGGTTTCCAGAAAGCATGAGGAAGGTCAGAGATTTCAGGGAATTGTATTATGACTAAGTGGGCTGATTATAATGTTATATCATTGGAGTtgtcgaaagaaaatttgccAAATTTCTCTGTTGAAACAAATAGTATTGATGATCTAGTTAAGAACACCAACAGTATTATCACTGATGTTATTAGTAAACATATTCCTAAGATTATGGTTGGGAATAGTACTTTCCCAAAATAGTTCTCCAAAGAGGTGATTCGTAATATAAAGGAGAAACAGAAAatgtgtaaattttataagtTTTATAAATCTGATTATTATCATGGCTTATTCAGGAAGTTGAGAGCTTTGTATAAAATTCTCTCCCAGAGAGATGAATCTAGCCTTGTTAGTGAAACCGAAGCAGCATCGACTGCCGACTGtaagaaattgtataaatatgttaGTTTGATAAACGGAAAAGGTTCGATTCCGGTAATAATGCATCATGATTGTGAAATCCCCGAAAATGGACAAAGTATAGCTAAACTGTTCGCATTAAAGTTTGGCAGTGTGTATAATGACGATGATCTGAGTGAAACtgtatcaaattttgattataatGATTGTATTGCTAATATTTCACTAACCAGGCCTGATAGTATACACCCATTTGAGGAAATGTATTATTTCAGAACAACATGGTTTCACAGGCCGTTGATCAACTTTGACGAATCTGGTTGTTCATGTTGATTCTTTTGTTAATAATATCGCAAATAGAATTATAGATTCTATGCATACTGACTTGGCAAAGGCTTTTGGTCTGGTTAATATAAATCTGTTAATTACGAAATTGAGACATTATGGCGTGTCTGGAATTTTGCTTAAGGGGGCGCCCTAGTGGATTTTGACATTGTAACATAATTTCTACAAAATCGCAATTGTAAAAGTGTCTTCCAAGTGTATACTCAGACACGAATAACGTACCGTTGCAGCTTCATGGTTATTTCGAGATTGTTTTCTTTGTATGTCAGGCTTGTCCCgtcaagtaaataaaaaataaataagtaaaataaataatcgaaagTACAGTCGCACATATAATTTCATGAAAGTTATGTTATGCACATTTTAGCACTCCATTCTTTCAGGAACAGTTTTCATTTGAAGAGATCAACGTTTACTCTATGTCATTTGAAACATCATTTGCGCAAAATACCCTCTTCAGATCATCCATAGTGGCCACTAAAAATAGTCGAAAAAATTGCTGCAACTTTCCCTGACAAAATTGCAAGTTTTCTCTGactaaaattcaaatcaatattGCCGATTATAGTAGTTatagaataaattttcgaatgaatcaGTATTCAGAAACACATTTGTGATTATTTAGTCATCATGGAAACAAACAATTgcagaaaacaaatttttgactTTTGTTTCTCCATGGGGGAAGATTTATTCTTTTACGTTTCAGACTGCCGCAAAATTCCCTCAATTCCCTAGctgttttgtaaattttctgaCTTCCCAGTTTTCACTGACTAGTGGTCACCATGTTGCCAGATCTTCTCATGaggaaaacttgaaatttgtcaattatatttgtatattaacCTTTATTATTTGCATTATCAATCATACTACAAGGTATAAGCACCAATTTTGGAATCATACCGGGTGGAGCTATGAATTGTTGGGTATTTTGTGTCGAAGTTTGTCCCGAGTACTTTACTTCAGCTTCGGTAACAAGCTTacaaatttccatttttatatCAGCTTGAGCTTTGGcaggtaattttttcacagtctcTGCCATACTATCAAAGAAAAGTTCAATGCTACTCTTACCCTCTGGGGCTAAATAAACCTGATCAATATTAGGCTCTGTCAATTTCACGTCATTAGCATTTTTGGTCGGACTAACAGGAGATGGTAGCACTGTTGAGCTCCTCAAAAAAATAGGTCCAGTAGTCGTACCATTAGCACTCGTCGATGGTATGATTAAATTTCCAGTATTTTGGTTAGAATTCTTTAGAATACTATAGGTATTAGATATATCCATCGTAGGTTGGTGTTCGTACTTAGCTCTCTTCGGCCTTATTTTCCTAAACTTCGACTCTATCTGGTGAATGGGGGTGGTCACAATAACTTGCTgcatttcgttattatttgCAATTTGTTCGAACGAATTACTATCTTCAAGCACTTCGATCTTTTGATCCTCGCTCTCATCTAATATAGGATCTGCAGTCGTTTCTTCTAGGACTTCTAAATATTCCGTGAAATCGTCATCAGTTCTATCTTCTAATTGCTCCAAAAGTCCTTCTGTATTATTATCCCCAGCATTTATATCCTGTATGTACTCCTCAGAAAGTTCAACACATTGTGGCTGATAATCTGATTCATAACTACCAGAataggaaaaaattcattgaccaaattttaaatgaaatttaaataataataaaactgcaaaaaaataagttataTTATCTTACGGAAACTTGAGGAAACTTAAATGATCCTCAAATACCCATTTCTTCCGTCTGATTCCTTTTTCAGTcttgtttttgtactttaATATGCGGCAATAGGTATCcctcaaatttttccaacgaaGTCGAACCCAACCAGCTAAAATTTCAACCAGGATGtgaaataaatgtaataaagAGCATGTCTCGATGATTAAATCAATCTTACGATCCAGGCCTAGCTCCAGCGCTATTCGTTTCCAAACTTTCTGTCTAAATTCTTGTAACTTAATTGCGCCACCTTTGACTTCAGAAATATAGAGAACTGGATGTTGTTGTATTGCCTCAATTATTTTGAGGGATATTTTGTGAGCATCTGGGGGCATTGAGGGCATGGTCAACATTTGTACGTTGTGTTAATTCtccttttaatttttttcaattcgtctgggaaataataaaaatataaatatcaacTGGATGTAACTACAGGTTATTGCTAAACACCCactttgaaaaacaaatcattttgtttaatttaaaCTCAGTAGAAACTGTTTTAATATGTTATGTTACTTTGTGTCATTTAAAGTACTGTGAAATGTGATAACTGAACGAATCATAATATAAAATGTTGATATGTCGTTTGacgtttcaaagaaaaatacattggAGCAAAATAACGTTTGgaagtaaaatttgaaatagtCACCTGAATCTGCGAAAATCGCAAGTCGCTAGAAATGAGGGCTCGTCAACCCAACGACTGGTAACGAATGATAACGACAACGACGACAATCGTGGTCTCAAACTACAGTCGCCATTGCGTGTGCTTCTTTCTGTCGCTTACCGGAAGCAGcgaccatatatatatagacactAAAAGCTGCGAGAGATCGCGCTGTTTAATAAATATCAAGGGGGcctaattttttaatcataattTAGCCATTTCATATTGaagaacataattttgaattcaaaatatgCTTGGGGAGTACCGAAAAAGTTTTCTGTTCAAGCACTGAACATAATGTCCAACGTATACGTCAGAAAACCAACATGAAAAGTTGACGGATCAGCGTCGTGCTCGTGGTCGTGCTGCTGAAAAATACACTTTTGTCCAGAATGATTGCCAGGAAGGTGCAAGTTCGAGAGCGAGACCAGATGTTTCGGAAAATGTGAAGTATCAAGTCCACGCGGTCAAAGTAGATGACGTTAAAGGTCAAAATGTTAACGTAATTGAACGTTGAAAATTAACAACTATTTCGCAACTTCACAATTATTTATGCATACtgcagtaaaaaataaagtatccTTCGCTTAAATCGCATTTTTGATGTTGAGAACATCGGGCACGATAAATTAGATCTCTAGTTGTTGCACGATTGATATGCAGAAAGTGAAATAGATATACAAAGGGCATATGATTTTCGAAGAAAAAGCGTAACAGGTATCATGATGATCGTCAGATATATTACCAATTAGTGTTTTGAATATTAGCCATTAGAGATTTACAGAATTTCTTTCGGAGAAAACTGCACTGAGTAGTTGTATCTACAACACCCACcagtgtaaataaatttcgtcaatcGGTAGAAGGTCGCACAATAAATTGCTTACAATAAACTCACCAGTCGCCTGAATTCTGCATGATGTGAGTCCGCTTTTCCTTGGGATGCAAGCAGCTATGCCAGCTTATCTCCATGGCACGATTCACGTGTAACTCAACACTTAACACAGGCTTTAACACTGGCGGGGCCTCTGGTCAACTTCGACGTTGGagtatatatctccaaatatcgaatgCCACGTGTCTCAAATGTGAAAAGGGGTTTCacagccccattctatacgcaattctgaacaaaattacGCC is a window of Neodiprion fabricii isolate iyNeoFabr1 chromosome 6, iyNeoFabr1.1, whole genome shotgun sequence DNA encoding:
- the LOC124184248 gene encoding uncharacterized protein LOC124184248, whose protein sequence is MLTMPSMPPDAHKISLKIIEAIQQHPVLYISEVKGGAIKLQEFRQKVWKRIALELGLDPGWVRLRWKNLRDTYCRILKYKNKTEKGIRRKKWVFEDHLSFLKFPYESDYQPQCVELSEEYIQDINAGDNNTEGLLEQLEDRTDDDFTEYLEVLEETTADPILDESEDQKIEVLEDSNSFEQIANNNEMQQVIVTTPIHQIESKFRKIRPKRAKYEHQPTMDISNTYSILKNSNQNTGNLIIPSTSANGTTTGPIFLRSSTVLPSPVSPTKNANDVKLTEPNIDQVYLAPEGKSSIELFFDSMAETVKKLPAKAQADIKMEICKLVTEAEVKYSGQTSTQNTQQFIAPPGMIPKLVLIPCSMIDNANNKG